A DNA window from Maribellus comscasis contains the following coding sequences:
- a CDS encoding ABC transporter permease has product MIFKNIKIIFRELFKNKVVNGINITGLAIGIAAILFIVQYIWFETSFDSFIQNNDRIYRLVFNRYYTTGLDQSVGNSYLAGQIARENIPEVENFVRCKKSTQFLQVEEDIFKEERAFFADSSFFDLFSYPVVSGVKSDFLREPNVAVITESLARKYFGDEDPIGKTIYRVNPGKTPLLIQGVVKDVPENSHLKFDVIISLASELGPSYCYTCNNTNTYFLLREGSNPNEVAAKITDYALEFLESRGMKLDFKIEYELQKLTDIHLHSHYRFEHEANGNYGYLIALMIVAFFILLSAWLNYTNIYKSLIKRKIKSLGVRKINGASWRSFAMDFISETWITGLISLILAFAIISLLFPTLKSYLHLEYSFDFILRLRTILYSILIMTGISIGVGIILTLRYLKTIPLNMVLTKSSNAGNKRPKNFVLIAQFSIAVFLIASTMIAIQQIHYMQDSALSMNIDQVLTVKRSVDGKYNTKQREFEQSLKNFPGILETSYSTVTPGEKNGWVKGGIAIKGTDLLSDQFFQSNVAPGFFDFFDVKLLAGRSFFPDETNWEGGPRHIILNKQAALALGAANYEDILGKILVDNDDKNEMGEVVGVVDGYFQNSLDQEVMPTIFNPDQFGYFIFIKFHNENPVELVSKVKAEYQEYFKDSYFEYFFLDDYFNQQYQSHIQFNRCFILFSIMAIIISILSLLGAAIMSSVERIKEIGIRKVNGARITEILVLLNTESIKGVIIAIIIATPLAWYTMHKWLENFAYKTTLSWWIFALAGLLALGIALLTVSWQSWRAATRNPVEALRYE; this is encoded by the coding sequence ATGATTTTTAAAAATATAAAAATAATATTCCGGGAGCTTTTTAAAAACAAGGTTGTTAACGGAATTAATATAACTGGTTTGGCGATTGGAATTGCAGCAATACTGTTTATTGTGCAGTACATCTGGTTTGAAACCAGCTTCGATTCTTTTATTCAGAATAATGATCGGATTTATAGACTGGTTTTTAATCGCTATTATACTACGGGTCTGGATCAAAGTGTAGGAAATAGTTACCTGGCAGGCCAGATTGCAAGAGAGAATATTCCGGAAGTCGAAAATTTTGTACGTTGCAAAAAATCCACTCAGTTTCTGCAGGTTGAAGAAGATATTTTCAAGGAAGAAAGAGCGTTCTTCGCCGACAGCTCTTTTTTCGATTTGTTTTCATATCCGGTAGTTTCAGGAGTCAAATCCGATTTTTTGAGGGAACCGAACGTTGCGGTAATTACGGAATCTTTAGCCCGTAAATATTTCGGAGATGAAGATCCAATCGGGAAAACCATTTATCGCGTTAACCCGGGAAAAACTCCCTTATTGATTCAGGGCGTTGTAAAAGACGTACCGGAAAACTCGCATTTAAAATTCGATGTAATTATATCCCTGGCAAGCGAGTTAGGCCCATCGTATTGCTATACATGTAACAATACAAATACCTACTTTCTGCTACGCGAAGGAAGCAACCCGAATGAAGTTGCCGCCAAAATAACCGATTATGCACTCGAATTTCTTGAATCCAGGGGAATGAAGCTGGATTTTAAAATTGAATACGAGCTTCAAAAACTGACGGATATTCACTTACACTCACATTACCGGTTTGAACATGAAGCTAATGGCAATTACGGTTATCTGATAGCGTTAATGATTGTTGCATTTTTTATCTTGCTAAGCGCCTGGTTAAATTATACAAACATCTACAAATCGTTAATTAAAAGGAAAATTAAAAGTCTGGGAGTGCGAAAAATCAATGGGGCATCCTGGCGATCTTTTGCCATGGATTTTATTTCTGAAACATGGATAACCGGATTAATCAGCCTTATCCTGGCATTTGCTATTATTAGCTTATTGTTCCCAACATTAAAAAGTTATTTACACCTGGAATATTCGTTCGATTTCATTTTAAGACTCCGGACAATCTTGTATTCCATATTAATAATGACGGGAATTAGCATTGGTGTTGGAATAATACTTACGCTGCGATATTTAAAAACAATCCCGCTGAATATGGTTCTTACAAAGAGTTCCAACGCCGGCAACAAAAGGCCAAAGAATTTTGTGCTGATTGCACAGTTTAGTATTGCAGTCTTTTTAATTGCCAGCACAATGATTGCCATACAGCAAATTCATTACATGCAGGATTCAGCGCTTTCGATGAATATTGACCAGGTATTAACCGTAAAACGATCCGTTGACGGAAAATATAATACAAAGCAAAGGGAATTTGAACAAAGCCTGAAAAATTTTCCCGGGATACTGGAAACAAGCTATTCAACCGTTACGCCGGGAGAGAAAAATGGTTGGGTAAAAGGTGGCATCGCCATTAAAGGAACCGATTTATTGAGTGACCAGTTTTTTCAATCAAATGTAGCACCCGGCTTTTTTGACTTCTTTGACGTAAAATTATTAGCGGGAAGATCGTTCTTTCCCGACGAAACTAACTGGGAAGGAGGCCCTCGACATATTATACTGAATAAACAGGCGGCACTTGCCCTGGGAGCCGCCAACTATGAAGACATTCTTGGCAAAATACTCGTGGATAACGACGATAAAAATGAAATGGGAGAAGTAGTTGGAGTGGTTGACGGTTATTTTCAAAATTCTTTAGACCAGGAAGTTATGCCAACAATTTTTAATCCTGACCAGTTTGGATATTTTATCTTTATTAAGTTTCATAACGAAAACCCCGTGGAGTTGGTCTCGAAAGTAAAAGCAGAATACCAGGAATATTTTAAAGACAGCTATTTTGAGTATTTCTTTTTAGACGACTATTTCAACCAGCAATACCAGTCGCACATTCAATTTAACCGCTGTTTTATTCTGTTTAGCATCATGGCGATTATAATATCCATTTTGTCATTATTGGGTGCGGCTATTATGAGCTCAGTTGAACGAATTAAAGAGATAGGCATTCGTAAGGTAAATGGAGCAAGAATCACGGAAATATTAGTGCTGCTAAACACGGAATCCATAAAAGGAGTGATAATCGCCATTATCATTGCAACTCCGTTAGCCTGGTATACCATGCACAAATGGCTCGAAAACTTTGCGTACAAAACCACTTTAAGCTGGTGGATTTTTGCGCTGGCTGGATTGCTGGCCTTGGGAATTGCGTTGCTAACGGTTAGTTGGCAAAGCTGGCGGGCAGCTACAAGGAATCCTGTGGAGGCCTTACGTTATGAATAG
- a CDS encoding ABC transporter permease, which produces MFKHNLLIILRNFRQNKNSLFINLIGLSTGLACALLIYLWVNDELNMDTFNENNERLYQVLTTHPNEDGIDTWRSAPIPLAPALTEEMPEVEYAVSSSPVLQDFIISNGEQNFDATGIFADENFFKVFSYGFIKGNRNSVLNDKNSVVITEKMALTLFNTTESILGKTVSWQSNDKKMDVVVSGVLKNIPASSSTQFDFVVSYEVFKDLVGSYATWGNHQAKTYLLLKEGTDIAQFKNKIVDFLKTKDKNSDVTILLQKYSDIYLYNRFEDGKLAGGRIEYVRLFSIIALFILVIACINFMNLSTAKTFRKIKEVGIKKTIGSSRVALIGQYLGESLIISFFAFILAVLFVALLLPQFNAITGKHLSLVPNDKLVFASISILFLTGLIAGVYPAFYLSGFRPYAVLKGKLNNSTGEIFIRKGLVVFQFSLSVLLIVSVLVVYKQVKLIQTKNPGFNRENIVQFKLKGKLFENSQSFLSEVRKISGVKHAATMWGSIVGETGMTQGSFDWEGKDPNAVVAFSHLGIGDDMLELLDVEMQSGRSFSKDFWNEENKIIINEAGIDVMGLKNPVGKTFNLWGTNYEIVGIANDFNFQSFHENIKPFFFRYQPKEAEKILVKIEAGREKATIENLRSLYESFNPGYIFDYSFLNDEYEKQYFAEQRISVLSKYFAGLAIFISCLGLFAMSAFTAERRTKEIGIRKVMGSSEIGIARLLSGEFTSVVILAIVIAIPIAYFVTHRWLESFAYKTGLSWWIFALAGLMALGIALLTVSWQSWRAATRNPVEALRYE; this is translated from the coding sequence ATGTTTAAACATAATTTGCTGATAATACTCAGGAACTTCAGACAAAATAAGAATTCACTTTTTATAAATCTTATTGGTTTGTCAACTGGTTTGGCTTGTGCTTTATTGATTTACCTGTGGGTAAATGATGAGCTTAACATGGATACGTTTAACGAAAATAATGAAAGGCTTTACCAGGTGCTTACTACCCATCCAAATGAAGATGGAATTGATACATGGAGATCAGCTCCAATTCCACTGGCTCCCGCTTTAACAGAAGAAATGCCGGAGGTAGAATATGCAGTTAGTTCGTCTCCAGTGCTACAGGATTTTATAATAAGTAACGGGGAACAAAATTTTGATGCAACTGGAATATTTGCGGATGAAAACTTCTTTAAGGTCTTTTCCTATGGCTTTATAAAAGGGAATCGTAATTCTGTTTTGAATGATAAAAACTCGGTGGTAATAACCGAAAAAATGGCACTGACTTTATTCAATACAACTGAGAGCATTTTGGGCAAAACAGTCAGCTGGCAAAGTAATGATAAAAAGATGGACGTTGTTGTTTCAGGTGTTTTGAAAAATATTCCTGCAAGTTCATCAACGCAGTTTGATTTTGTGGTTTCCTATGAAGTTTTTAAAGATTTGGTTGGGAGTTATGCCACATGGGGAAATCATCAGGCAAAAACCTACCTGCTGTTAAAAGAAGGAACAGATATAGCTCAGTTCAAAAATAAAATTGTCGATTTTCTCAAGACAAAAGACAAGAATTCGGATGTTACAATTTTACTTCAAAAATATTCAGATATTTATTTGTATAACCGGTTTGAAGACGGAAAGCTGGCGGGTGGCAGAATTGAATATGTTAGATTGTTTTCAATAATTGCCCTATTTATTTTAGTGATAGCCTGTATAAATTTTATGAATCTTTCCACGGCAAAAACGTTTAGAAAGATCAAAGAAGTAGGTATAAAAAAGACAATTGGTTCAAGCCGGGTTGCTCTAATTGGGCAATACCTGGGAGAATCGTTAATTATCAGCTTTTTTGCATTTATACTGGCAGTGTTGTTTGTGGCATTGCTCCTTCCTCAATTCAATGCGATAACCGGAAAACATCTTTCACTTGTTCCAAATGATAAATTAGTTTTTGCAAGTATCTCAATCTTATTTTTAACAGGGTTAATAGCAGGCGTTTACCCGGCATTTTATTTGTCGGGTTTTCGCCCTTATGCTGTTTTAAAAGGCAAATTGAATAATTCAACAGGTGAAATTTTTATCCGGAAAGGACTTGTTGTTTTTCAATTTTCCTTATCCGTTCTTCTAATTGTATCCGTTTTGGTGGTGTACAAACAGGTAAAGTTAATTCAAACCAAAAATCCGGGTTTTAATCGTGAGAACATCGTTCAATTTAAACTAAAGGGAAAACTTTTTGAAAACTCGCAATCGTTTCTTTCAGAGGTTAGAAAAATTTCGGGTGTAAAACATGCTGCCACGATGTGGGGAAGTATCGTAGGTGAAACCGGTATGACACAAGGTTCCTTCGATTGGGAAGGCAAAGATCCAAACGCAGTTGTGGCATTTTCTCATTTAGGAATAGGCGACGATATGCTTGAATTACTTGACGTTGAAATGCAGTCAGGACGCTCGTTTTCAAAGGATTTCTGGAATGAAGAAAATAAAATAATCATTAACGAAGCAGGAATTGATGTCATGGGATTAAAAAATCCGGTGGGTAAAACATTTAACCTGTGGGGAACAAACTATGAAATAGTTGGAATTGCAAATGATTTTAATTTTCAGTCGTTTCATGAGAATATTAAACCCTTCTTCTTTCGATACCAACCAAAGGAAGCGGAGAAAATACTGGTGAAAATAGAGGCAGGAAGAGAAAAAGCAACTATTGAAAATTTACGGAGCTTATATGAATCTTTCAATCCCGGATATATTTTCGATTATTCTTTTTTAAATGACGAATATGAAAAACAATATTTTGCGGAGCAACGAATTTCTGTATTATCAAAATATTTTGCAGGACTGGCCATTTTTATATCCTGCCTTGGTCTGTTTGCTATGTCGGCTTTCACTGCCGAGCGAAGAACAAAGGAAATTGGTATTCGAAAAGTAATGGGATCGAGCGAAATTGGAATTGCCAGGCTTTTATCGGGTGAATTTACAAGTGTAGTAATTTTGGCTATCGTTATTGCCATTCCAATCGCTTATTTTGTTACGCATCGCTGGTTGGAAAGCTTTGCCTACAAAACCGGTTTAAGCTGGTGGATTTTTGCCTTGGCCGGGTTAATGGCATTAGGAATTGCATTGCTTACGGTAAGCTGGCAGAGCTGGCGGGCTGCAACAAGAAACCCGGTTGAAGCACTACGATACGAGTAA
- a CDS encoding ABC transporter permease, whose protein sequence is MFSYYLKSAFRNLWKNKKFSVINISGFAFGISICLAIALFLIKEYSYDRYHENAGQIVRLVNSEDNTSSIDYRVKDILLQNYPEIESGCLVQIMNRPVAVQVNEQASYLDNIMSVDNDFFNVFTIAFLTGNREKPFSTLTSALITQSTAKSLFGTENPLGKEIMYENRIPLTVSGVIEDFPENSSISAKILVNAENKSFKFSSWIGNSDDLSTYRWPFRIYLQLNKNANRKNLVSKINSNTQILDPYLKEANFLALNDIYLFDLTNGSATKKGNIGLMRLLGAIAAIILTLAIINYVNLTIAQQNKRNKDTGVKKAIGAFRKNILLHFIFESVIVSVFSFFLAVIFLWILLPFYQSVFDTILNFKLLFTFPYIFILMLSAVIIGIVSGSGPAITVSGINPVRILSGSVTTLKNKSVFRNSLTIFQFTISIVLIFCVMIVQRQIGFVKHKNPGFTEEQLLRVDVPRIQKDDIQKAMILINELQKSPFIKNMTTSNGVPGAVNMWMGSNMENTDKNMSVPCLLVDTAFLKTLGLKITKGRDLQPGDDGKVCYFNEAAYNYFEFDDLENKRFNNYGGFDIIGVVKDFHYSSMHEAIGPLCLMVTSNFRPTAINVQLESNTIAQSMSFIRETWQDLLPNYPFKYQFYDQWFDSMYRSEERFAKTIGFFAILAIVISCIGILGLAIFSSERRIKEIGIRKVNGAKISEVITMLNKDFVKWVSIAFVVATPISWYAMNKWLESFAYKTGLSWWIFALAGLVALGIALLTVSWQSWRAATRNPVEALRYE, encoded by the coding sequence ATGTTCTCTTACTATTTAAAATCAGCATTTAGAAATCTGTGGAAGAATAAAAAGTTTTCAGTAATCAACATTAGCGGATTTGCTTTTGGTATTTCTATTTGCCTGGCAATTGCCTTATTCCTGATAAAAGAATACTCTTACGACCGATATCATGAAAATGCGGGGCAAATTGTACGTTTAGTCAATAGTGAAGACAACACAAGTTCAATCGATTACAGGGTAAAAGACATTTTGCTTCAAAATTATCCCGAAATAGAAAGCGGATGTTTAGTACAGATTATGAACCGTCCTGTTGCCGTGCAGGTCAATGAACAGGCATCCTATCTCGACAATATCATGTCGGTTGATAACGATTTTTTTAACGTTTTTACCATCGCATTTTTAACGGGCAACCGGGAAAAACCATTTTCAACATTAACTTCAGCACTAATAACCCAAAGTACGGCAAAATCGCTCTTTGGAACAGAGAATCCCTTGGGTAAAGAAATCATGTACGAAAACCGAATTCCGCTTACAGTAAGCGGCGTAATTGAAGATTTCCCGGAGAATTCGAGCATTTCAGCTAAAATTTTGGTAAATGCCGAAAACAAAAGTTTTAAATTCTCAAGCTGGATTGGCAACAGTGATGATTTAAGCACTTATCGCTGGCCCTTTCGAATTTATTTGCAATTAAACAAAAATGCCAACCGCAAAAACCTGGTTTCAAAAATTAATTCAAACACGCAGATTCTTGATCCTTACTTAAAAGAGGCTAATTTTCTTGCTTTAAACGATATCTATTTATTTGATTTGACCAATGGGAGTGCAACCAAAAAAGGAAATATTGGCCTGATGCGGTTACTTGGTGCAATCGCCGCTATAATTCTTACACTCGCTATAATCAATTACGTTAACCTGACCATCGCCCAGCAAAACAAAAGAAACAAAGACACGGGTGTAAAAAAGGCAATCGGGGCATTTCGTAAAAATATTCTTTTGCACTTTATTTTTGAATCGGTAATTGTTTCCGTTTTTTCGTTTTTCCTTGCCGTTATTTTTCTATGGATTTTGTTGCCATTTTACCAATCTGTATTCGATACAATCCTCAATTTTAAACTCCTTTTTACTTTCCCTTATATTTTTATATTAATGCTTTCGGCAGTAATAATAGGAATTGTAAGCGGAAGCGGTCCTGCCATTACAGTTTCTGGGATCAATCCGGTCAGGATTCTGAGCGGTTCTGTTACGACCTTAAAAAATAAATCCGTTTTCAGAAATTCGCTTACCATTTTTCAGTTTACCATTTCAATCGTCCTCATTTTTTGTGTTATGATTGTCCAACGACAAATTGGCTTTGTAAAGCATAAAAATCCAGGATTTACAGAAGAACAACTTTTAAGGGTTGATGTCCCGCGAATTCAGAAAGATGACATTCAAAAAGCGATGATCCTGATCAACGAATTGCAAAAGTCGCCATTTATTAAGAATATGACAACCTCAAATGGAGTCCCCGGAGCGGTTAATATGTGGATGGGGTCAAATATGGAAAATACCGATAAAAATATGAGTGTTCCCTGTTTGTTGGTCGATACGGCATTTTTAAAAACACTTGGCTTGAAAATTACTAAGGGAAGAGACCTGCAGCCCGGCGATGATGGAAAAGTTTGCTATTTCAACGAAGCGGCATATAACTATTTTGAATTTGATGACCTTGAAAATAAAAGATTTAATAATTATGGCGGATTCGACATCATTGGAGTAGTGAAAGATTTTCATTACAGTTCGATGCATGAGGCAATCGGGCCACTTTGTCTCATGGTAACATCGAATTTTCGCCCAACAGCCATTAATGTGCAACTTGAAAGCAACACCATTGCACAGAGCATGAGTTTTATCCGGGAAACGTGGCAAGATTTACTGCCGAATTATCCTTTTAAATACCAATTTTATGATCAATGGTTTGATTCTATGTATCGCTCGGAAGAACGATTTGCCAAAACCATCGGATTTTTTGCCATTCTTGCTATCGTAATCTCATGTATCGGAATTTTAGGGCTTGCTATCTTTTCTTCAGAAAGAAGGATAAAGGAAATCGGTATCCGGAAAGTAAACGGAGCTAAGATTTCCGAAGTAATTACCATGCTGAACAAAGACTTTGTTAAATGGGTAAGCATTGCCTTTGTTGTTGCTACACCCATTTCATGGTACGCCATGAACAAATGGCTGGAAAGTTTTGCCTACAAAACCGGTTTAAGCTGGTGGATTTTTGCCCTGGCCGGGTTAGTGGCATTAGGAATTGCATTGTTGACGGTGAGTTGGCAGAGCTGGCGGGCTGCAACAAGAAATCCGGTTGAGGCTCTTCGATATGAGTAG
- a CDS encoding ABC transporter permease: MNFLQFKNSFRFLLKKKNYLLINVLGLGVGIASFLILFLYVYNDITYNHFNKNLKNIYRVREGGGEQTKGLLLPKMLEQIPEVTNGTRIFDWDGYRLSYGEKAFAQNVQYVDTGFFSVFTFPFLEKGTGDDIHQKYNAVVSREFAEKYFGENPATDKKLQVRFDNIFLNVNGVVDIPENSSIKFDIVTSYETGEEISPWIKQVHDWYNTFSKTYVLLKDGTQPETIYSKMQKIAEDNFQTGGNNKADLNLLAFKNYHAEQESNRTLIIILSIIALGILSIAMVNFINLTITNSLGRTKEIGIKKVVGAGKTFLVRQIIIESLMVSFIALFIGYLLAASFLPEFNQLYGTQLHLSLIRNKLLLPLLMIIWLTVGLLSGFAPALYWSRLNSIESLQGKIFKGGKVGMKRYSLVVLQFAIAIVLISGTFLVRKQIQYMVTHDPKFDGENVVVAELTSWEYQDLNAASLKFKRIADELKSSPFVESVCFSQCTPGNYHQNYNTFYTEGESNVESIHLRKAYVGRDYFKTFGIKIINGEGFTDETHNYGNSLILNEKAMQVLGYNQIENQIIHESSRSGTPNKIIGEVEDFAYQGAQYEMQPVAHIFSEQENYSDWAYLSIKTRSGTGLQVIKLLKEKWENTQPESTISCFFANDKLNEQYKEYVKINQIIAWFSIVAIVLSCIGLFALSSYAISRRIKEIGVRKVNGAKVFEVVGLLNRDFLRWVVVSFIIAVPLAWFALHRWLEGFALKTEINWWIFAIAGILAVGIALLTVSWQSWRAAIRNPVEALKYE; this comes from the coding sequence ATGAATTTTCTACAGTTCAAAAACAGCTTCCGCTTTTTACTTAAGAAGAAGAATTACCTGTTAATAAATGTATTGGGGCTGGGCGTTGGAATTGCCTCGTTTCTTATCCTCTTTCTATACGTCTATAACGATATCACCTACAATCACTTCAACAAAAACCTGAAAAATATATACCGGGTTCGTGAAGGAGGAGGGGAACAAACCAAAGGCTTGTTGTTGCCAAAAATGTTGGAACAAATTCCCGAAGTTACAAATGGAACGCGAATTTTTGACTGGGACGGGTATCGGTTGAGTTATGGAGAAAAGGCTTTTGCCCAAAATGTACAATACGTCGATACCGGTTTTTTTTCGGTATTTACATTTCCATTTCTGGAAAAAGGAACAGGCGATGATATTCACCAAAAATACAATGCGGTAGTTAGCCGGGAATTTGCTGAGAAATATTTCGGAGAAAATCCGGCAACAGACAAAAAACTACAGGTTCGGTTTGACAATATTTTTCTGAATGTAAACGGAGTGGTTGACATTCCTGAAAATTCCTCCATAAAATTCGACATTGTAACTTCCTATGAAACCGGAGAGGAAATTTCACCCTGGATAAAACAGGTTCATGACTGGTATAATACATTCTCAAAAACGTATGTCCTTTTGAAAGACGGAACCCAACCGGAAACCATTTACAGCAAAATGCAGAAAATTGCTGAAGATAATTTCCAGACCGGAGGCAACAATAAAGCAGACCTAAATTTGCTGGCTTTTAAAAATTATCATGCTGAACAGGAATCGAACCGGACCCTGATTATCATTTTAAGTATTATTGCTTTGGGAATTCTGAGCATTGCCATGGTGAATTTTATTAACCTAACCATCACCAACTCCCTGGGCAGAACCAAAGAAATAGGAATAAAAAAAGTGGTTGGAGCCGGGAAAACTTTCCTTGTGCGGCAAATAATCATTGAATCGCTGATGGTAAGTTTTATCGCCTTGTTTATTGGATATTTGTTGGCAGCTTCCTTTTTACCTGAGTTTAACCAGCTTTATGGCACTCAACTTCACCTTAGCCTCATCCGAAATAAATTGCTGCTTCCTTTGCTGATGATCATCTGGCTAACTGTCGGATTGCTGTCCGGATTTGCTCCGGCACTTTACTGGTCGCGATTAAATTCAATAGAGAGTTTGCAGGGAAAGATTTTTAAAGGAGGCAAAGTTGGGATGAAACGATATTCGCTTGTTGTATTACAGTTTGCGATTGCCATTGTTCTTATTTCGGGCACATTTTTGGTGCGAAAACAAATTCAATATATGGTAACCCATGATCCAAAATTTGATGGAGAAAATGTGGTTGTGGCTGAATTGACCAGCTGGGAATATCAAGATTTAAATGCTGCCTCATTAAAATTTAAACGAATTGCCGATGAGCTAAAATCAAGCCCGTTTGTAGAATCGGTTTGTTTTTCGCAATGCACGCCGGGAAATTACCACCAAAACTATAATACATTTTATACTGAAGGTGAAAGTAATGTGGAAAGCATTCATCTCAGGAAAGCATATGTAGGAAGAGATTATTTTAAAACTTTTGGGATTAAAATCATTAATGGAGAAGGATTTACGGACGAAACCCACAATTATGGGAACAGCCTTATTCTCAATGAAAAAGCGATGCAGGTTTTGGGCTATAACCAAATTGAAAACCAGATTATTCACGAAAGCTCCAGGTCGGGTACACCGAATAAAATAATCGGCGAGGTGGAAGATTTCGCCTATCAGGGTGCACAGTATGAAATGCAGCCGGTAGCCCATATTTTCTCGGAACAGGAAAATTATTCCGACTGGGCTTATCTTTCCATAAAAACACGTTCGGGTACAGGTTTACAGGTAATAAAACTCCTGAAGGAAAAATGGGAAAATACACAACCTGAATCAACAATCTCGTGTTTTTTTGCCAACGACAAACTAAACGAACAATATAAAGAATATGTAAAAATAAACCAGATTATTGCCTGGTTCTCTATCGTTGCCATTGTGCTTTCCTGCATTGGTTTGTTTGCGCTTTCGTCGTACGCCATTTCGCGCCGTATCAAAGAAATTGGTGTACGAAAAGTAAACGGAGCCAAAGTATTTGAGGTCGTTGGTTTACTAAACCGCGACTTTTTAAGGTGGGTGGTCGTTTCATTTATCATCGCTGTGCCGCTTGCCTGGTTTGCTCTGCACCGGTGGTTGGAAGGCTTTGCCCTCAAAACTGAAATCAACTGGTGGATTTTCGCAATTGCCGGTATACTGGCTGTGGGAATTGCGCTATTGACGGTGAGTTGGCAAAGCTGGCGGGCAGCAATCAGAAATCCTGTTGAGGCATTGAAATATGAATAA